In one Oryza glaberrima chromosome 2, OglaRS2, whole genome shotgun sequence genomic region, the following are encoded:
- the LOC127762248 gene encoding transcription termination factor MTERF5, chloroplastic-like — translation MTSLEAAARPSSHRVAPCDPRGRPRLPPWRLILSPSPSSRRLCTLISRQLPICNAQSYTDDLWLASGNAQSSAAVRSRLLAAEREEAKAVLSLFLRQKGLRSILAARIANKADGFIEHLVSKLHITYRSRYAEGRELSTPEIRDALIPYLEALSKEHGDGLVEVVENFPDPFAMEREALSSSMVLTPTSSNKHKAIARVSAPTSGGALPELVLYLLDLGMDHEEIKNVVRKFPAFAYYNVDRKIKPLVALLLELGVPRSNIPGIIKKRPQLCGISLSDNLKPMMTYLENIGINKDQWSKVLSRFPALLTYSRQKVETTVSFLTELGVPKENIGKILTRCPHIMSYSVNDNLRPTAEYFQSIGADAASLIQKSPQAFGLNIEAKLKPITEFFLERDFTMEEIGTMANRFGIIHTLSMEDNLLPKYEYFLTMGYPRNELVKFPQYFGYSLEQRIKPRYARMIDCGVRLILNQLLSVSDSRFEDILRKRMDGI, via the exons atgacgagCTTGGAGGCGGCCGCACGCCCGAGCAGCCACCGCGTGGCACCGTGCGACCCGCGGGGACGCCCTCGGCTTCCGCCATGGCGGCTCATCctttccccctccccttcctcccgcag GCTTTGCACTCTAATTTCTAGACAACTTCCCATTTGCAATGCACAATCAT ATACGGATGATCTGTGGTTAGCCAGTGGTAATGCTCAAAGCTCCGCTGCTGTTCGGTCAAGGTTGCTTGCTGCAGAAAGAGAGGAAGCAAAAGCTGTGCTATCACTATTTTTAAGACAGAAAGGTTTGAGAAGTATACTGGCTGCACGAATTGCCAATAAGGCAGATGGTTTCATTGAACACCTGGTTTCAAAGCTCCACATTACTTACAGATCACGATATGCTGAAG GAAGGGAGCTCAGCACACCGGAGATTAGAGATGCTTTGATTCCATATCTGGAAGCCCTTTCTAAAGAACATGGAGATGGTTTGGTTGAGGTGGTGGAGAATTTCCCCGATCCATTTGCTATGGAACGGGAAGCCTTGTCTTCTTCAATGGTTCTTACGCCCACAAGCTCAAATAAACACAAGGCAATCGCTCGGGTAAGCGCACCAACCTCAGGGGGAGCCCTTCCTGAGCTAGTTCTCTATCTACTGGACCTTGGCATGGATCATGAAGAGATCAAGAATGTCGTGCGGAAATTCCCAGCATTTGCATATTACAATGTGGATCGCAAAATAAAACCTCTGGTGGCGCTGCTACTTGAGCTTGGTGTGCCAAGGTCAAACATACCAGGAATCATCAAGAAGAGACCTCAACTATGTGGAATCAGCCTGTCAGATAATCTGAAACCTATGATGACCTATTTGGAAAACATTGGTATCAACAAAGATCAGTGGAGCAAGGTGCTTTCCCGGTTCCCTGCACTTCTCACATATAGCAGGCAGAAGGTGGAGACAACCGTGAGCTTTCTCACTGAACTAGGAGTTCCTAAGGAAAACATTGGCAAGATTCTGACGCGATGTCCTCATATCATGAGCTACAGTGTCAATGACAATCTCAGGCCAACTGCTGAATACTTCCAGTCAATCGGTGCGGATGCTGCGTCTCTTATTCAGAAAAGCCCACAGGCTTTTGGTCTGAACATTGAGGCAAAGCTAAAACCGATCACAGAATTTTTCCTGGAGAGAGACTTCACCATGGAGGaaattggcactatggcgaataGATTTGGGATTATTCACACTCTCAGCATGGAAGATAATCTGCTTCCTAAATATGAATATTTCCTGACAATGGGATACCCAAGGAACGAGCTAGTGAAATTTCCACAATACTTCGGGTACAGTTTAGAACAGCGGATAAAGCCTCGGTATGCTCGGATGATTGATTGCGGAGTGAGGTTGATTTTGAACCAGCTGTTGTCAGTTTCAGATAGCAGATTTGAAGATATTCTACGGaagaggatggatggaatatGA
- the LOC127762250 gene encoding uncharacterized protein LOC127762250 yields MARNEEKAQSMLNRFITMKQEEKRKPRERRPYLASECRDLADAERWRSEILREIGAKVAEIQNEGLGEHRLRDLNDEINKLLRERGHWERRIVELGGRDHSRSSNAPLMTDLDGNIVAIPNPSGRGPGYRYFGAAKKLPGVRELFDKPPEVRKRRTRYEIHKRINAGYYGYYDDEDGMLERLEAVAEKRMRNEVITEWHRVERVRREAMKGVVSGEVASAGGRGGEAAREVLFEEVEEEVEEERRLEEEKREREKGEEAGKEFIAHVPLPDEKEIERMVLERKKKELLSKYTSDALQVEQEEAKEMLNVRR; encoded by the coding sequence ATGGCGCGAAACGAGGAGAAGGCGCAGTCCATGCTGAACCGCTTCATCACGATGAAGCAGGAGGAGAAGCGGAAGCCACGGGAGCGGCGGCCGTACCTCGCCTCCGAGTGCCgcgacctcgccgacgccgagcggTGGCGCTCCGAGATCCTCCGCGAGATCGGCGCCAAGGTCGCCGAGATCCAGAACGAGGGCCTCGGGGAGCACCGCCTCCGCGACCTCAACGACGAGATCAACAAGCTCCTCCGCGAGCGCGGCCACTGGGAGCGCCGCATCGTCGAGCTCGGCGGCCGCGACCACTCCCGCAGCTCCAACGCGCCCCTCATGACCGACCTCGACGGCAACATCGTCGCCATACCCAACCCCTCCGGCCGCGGCCCCGGGTACCGCTACTTCGGCGCCGCCAAGAAGCTCCCTGGCGTCCGTGAGCTCTTCGACAAGCCACCTGAGGTCCGTAAGCGGCGGACCCGCTATGAGATCCACAAGCGCATCAACGCAGGGTACTACGGTTACTACGACGACGAAGACGGCATGCTAGAGCGGCTCGAGGCTGTTGCCGAGAAGCGCATGCGCAATGAGGTCATCACTGAGTGGCACCGTGTGGAGCGGGTGCGGCGGGAGGCCATGAAGGGGGTAGTGAGCGGCGAGGTGGCCTCGGCAGGTGGGCGCGGTGGGGAGGCTGCTAGGGAGGTGCTGttcgaggaggtggaggaggaggttgaggaggagaggaggctggaggaggagaagagggagagagagaagggcgAGGAGGCTGGGAAGGAGTTTATCGCGCATGTGCCGCTACCCGATGAGAAGGAGATTGAGCGGATGGTGTTGGAGCGGAAGAAGAAGGAGCTGCTGAGCAAGTACACCAGCGACGCCCTGCAGGTTGAGCAGGAAGAGGCCAAGGAGATGCTCAATGTGCGCCGCTAG